The Desulfobaculum xiamenense DNA window TGCTCCACGGTTCCGGCTCCGCGGGTCTTCTGCGCGAACTGCACTTCCTCCAGCACCTCGGCCACGTGCATGTGGATGCCGATGCCGCGTTCCTCGGCCATCTCGCGGGAACGAACGAGCAGCTCGTCCGAACAGTTGAAGATGGTGCGCAGGCCAAACTGCATGCGGATGCGGCCATTCTCGGCACCATGCCACTTCTCGTAGTGGGCCACCTGCCGCTCCATGCACTCGTCCGTGGAGCGGACCCAGCCCTTGGGCAGGCCTTCGCCACAGTCCATAATGGATTCGCACAGTGCGGCGCGCAGGCCGATCTCGGTCACGGCGCGGCCCATGCCGTCAACGTGCTGACCGCCCGCCTCGGCGAAGGTCGTCACGCCGGAGTGGATGAGTTCCAGTCCACAGGCCAGCGAGGACAGGTAGGAGTCCTCCTCGGTCAGGGCGCTCTCGAAGGGCCAGGTGCGCTCATGCAGCCAGGTCAGAAGGTCCACGTCGTCGGCAAGGCCGCGTTCGAGCTGCTGCGAGGTGTGGACATGGGAGTTCACGAGACCGGGCAGGACGATGCAATCCGTGGCGTCGACGATGTCGGCATCCGGAGCGATCAGCTCGTCGGCGATGACACCGACGGCCTTGATGCGGTCGTCCTCGACCAGCACGTCTCCGTTCTCGAATGCCTGACGTCCGGCATTCATGGAAATGACAAAACCGTTTCTGATGAGAGTCTGAGCCATGATTTTCGCTTCCTGTTTCCTGATATGTCAGGAGATTTGGGAACTAGTCCCTGCTCTCGGGCAGGATGAGATTGAGGATGACGGCCGACAGCGCGCCGACGGCGATGCCGGAGGCCACGAGATAGCGGGCCAGTTCGGGCAGGCGGTCCACGAGTTCGCGAGGCATGAGCACGGCGGCGAGGGTCAGGAGCACCGGCAGGCCGATCACCAGCATGTTGCGCTCGTCGAGCTTCACGCCCTTGACCACGCGGAAGCCGTTCATGGAAATGATGACGCAGATGACGGCGAACACGCCGCTGATGACCACGCCGGGGATGCAGGCGATGACGTTCATGAGCTTGGGCATGAGGCCGAGCACCATGAGCACGACACCGCCGCCCATGATAGCCCAGCGGCTGGCCACGCCGGTCACGGCGATGATGCCTGCGTTGGTGGAGTATCCGGTAACGGGCGTGCCACCGAACAGCGCGCCGATGAAGCAACCGATGCCCTCGCCCACGGCACCGCCATTGAGACGCTTGTCGGTGAGTTCCTCACCAGTCACCGCGCCCACGGCGAACCACGTGCCGGTGGTTTCGACGAGCACCACGAAATAGATGAAGATGAGCGTCAGGGACGATGCCAAGTCGAACTGCGGCATGCCGAAGGGGAAGAACCTCGGCAGAGCCAGCCAATCGGCCTTGGCCACGGGCGAGAAGTCCACCACGCCGTACATGGCGGCAACGGCGGTGCCGCAGGCCATGGAGAGGATGACGGAGGTCAGGCGCAGCACGGAACCGGCTCCGGGCAGCCGCGTACCAAGGACCATGAGCGCGACGAGCATCGAACCGGCCACGAGGGCGATGACGCAGTTGCCGACCATGTCGCCGGGCGCATGATACACGCCATTGAGGGCCACCGGCATGAGCGCGATGCCCACGACCACGATGACCGTGCCGCCCACCAGCGGAGGAATGATCTTGCGCACGATGCTGCCGAGGGCCTTGAGCGGCCAGCCGAGCACGGTGATGAAGAGTGCGCCGCTGAAAAGCGAGCCGAACACAACCGGCAGCCCCATGCTGCTACCGATGGCGGCAAGCGCACCGATGGGCACATAGGACGGTCCCTGCATCACGGGCAGGCGAATGCCGAAGCCCGTCTGGATCAGGGTGGCGATGCCGGCGGCGATGAAGGTCATCTGGATGAAGAAGGCCGTCTCGGTCACGGTCATGGACAGGATGCCTGCAAGCACGATGGGCGCAATGTACAGGTCCATGGCCAGAACGTGCTGGAGGCCCAGCAACAGCGCCTTGCCCGGCGAAAGCGGGTCGTTGACGCCAACCGTGAGATGCAATTCGTTTTGCTCTTTCATTGGAACTCCTTGCGGGTGGAGGAAGCCCGAACGGGCCGGAAGCGGGCTTGCTACCGCAGCGTCCGGCTCGCGTCAATTGCTAATGCATGCCATTTGACGGCGTGCAACGCGGAAATCCACGGCTCCGAATCCGGAAGCGACTCTTGTGACCCATGCCGCCAAACGCACGGGAATCTTCCTCTATCGCCACGCACATGCTAGGCTCTCGCCAGAGTGGACATCCCACACGCACCCGGCCCCCTGAACACGCAGCGATAATGTTACGCCATGACCAGGAATATGGAAAAGGCCAACACCCTCCTCGCCGACAGATTCGAACGCTTCACGGATCGGCACGGACACCCCGAAGCCTCACGCGACCTCCGGGAGATCGTGGACAAGGGCGTGTCCATCGTCGCCGCGCGCAAGGCGTCCCCCCAGAGCGAAGGCGTGCGCCATGTCATGACCTTCGTCACCTCGGGCCGCAGGGCGCAGCTCGTAGAGGAGATCGCCGCCGACGTGCAGGATCTCGTGAAGGTCCGGCGCGGCGAGCATCTGGCGGGCATAGCCACGGCGCACGGCGGCCTGCTCTTTTTGCCCGACGTCCTCATCCCGAACACGCAGGAGACCATCGACCGCTGGCGCGCCTTCCTCGATTCCCTCGACCACTCCTGCATCGCGACCAGCGATCCCCGCACCGGCCTGCATGGCCGCATACCGTTCCGGGACGGGACATGGCTCTCGGACATCAGGTTCCGCCCCGATGCTCCGGCAGCGATCATCGCCGACATCGAAACGGTCGAAGGTAGCCTGTTCCTGCGCGGGCACTCCGGCACGAGCGGCGCGGTGACCGTACGCGGCACCCTGTACGCGGACGTTGACCAGCTCGCAAAACAGCCCTCCCCCGTGCGCGAGGCAATCGGCCCGGTCCGCCTCCTCGCCGAAAAGGCCCACTCCGCGCAGGACATCGCCCTCGCCCCGGAGCGCTTTGCTGCGTGGGGCATCGGACATGGCGCGTCCCTCTTTTTCAATGACAAGATCGAATACGTCATGCACGCGGAACAACTGAGTGGGCACACGGTACATGCGCTCATCGAATGCCCCGGCGGCAAACGCATCGACGCGAAATCCCTACGCTTCGTGTGGAATGGCGAACGCTGGACGCGCTTCAACCGCGAACTCCCGCCCGAATTGGCCTATGCGCTCGGCAAGAAGCTGGAGCGCGCCTGCGCCACCCTCGGCATTGGCCAAACATGCCTCGTCGAGGGCCGCGACGCGTCGGAAACGCTGTCGGAAAACATCTCGCGCATCGCCACGCTACTGGCCATGGGCCGCGGCGAGCACAGCGCCGCCCTCGCCCGCACCATTCCCGGCGAAGCCCGCGAGGCCGTACAGGAGGTCGAAAACCTGCTGGTGCACATCCGCGCGCTGGCCATCGGCGAAGGCGCATACTTCTACATGGGACCGGAAGAACTGACCCAAACCCTCACCGTGGAAATGGACCGCCTGTCGGACATAAAACTCACTCACGCCCGCGAGGCGTTCGACGCCCACTGCTCGCCCGTGCCGCTCTCCGCCCTGAAGGCGGACAGAACATACCTCGAAGGCCTTCGCTCCGCGCAGCTCACGCTCGACGAGGTACTCGGAACGGCGGGCAGGACGCTGGTCTTCCTGAATAACATGTTCACCTCACGGCAGGCGCGGGCGCGCGCGGCGGAATCCATCGCCCCTATCCGGGCCAACCTGCGCGGCCTGCTGGGCACCAAACCCCGCGACGATATGCTGCTCACCCTGCTCAAGACGGCCGGGGCCAACACCATGGACAACCTCAAGCGCCGCTACGGCGACCACCCCGGCGCGGTGCAGGCGCTGGGCAAGGATCTCGAAGCTCTCGCCGCCGACCGGCCGCTTCGCCTCATCCGCGAATTCCTGAACGCGCCCTACCGCGACGTGGACGAGGCCCTCGAAGAGGACCGCGCCCTGCTCTCGCGGCTTCTCGAATACGGGCGCGGCCCCCTGCGCGACGTGCTGCGCCCCACGCGCTCGCGGCCGGACGGCGAACTGGATGGCACAATCTTTCGCAACTGCCTGCTGGTGAACCTCCAGTCCTTCCTTGCCGAGGACGCCCGGACCGCGACGATCAATCTGGACACGCGCGAGGCCGACGACATCGTCACCGAACTACTCGACCGGCTCACACGCTTCGCGCCCATCGTCCCGGAATACAATCGCCGCTGCGGCGCGAAATCCTGACACCGCAGGGCTGCGTTCGCAGCGACTGCCATTGCAAAATCGCCAACACTTTCGTAAACGGAAGAAAATTCGCACGCCGCACCGGCGGAGACACTCCGCTGCGGGCGGCATAGGGAGGTTTTCATGTCGATCTGGAAGAAACTGGTGATTGTGGCCTGCGCCCTGCTGATGCTCGTCTCCGCCTTCGGCTGCAAAGAAGAGGGGCCTGCGGAAAAGGCGGGCAAGTCCATCGATCAGGCCGTGGACAACATGAAGGATCAGGCGAAGAAGCTGCTGGACTAGCCGGACGGCTCGTCAGGGTGACTGCCTCGGATGAGATTCAAAGCGCGGACGCGGCGAAACGCCCGGCCCCGCTGTCACGTGAACGGCCGCCAACGCGGCCGTTTCGCTTTTCAGGGACACGCAGCGCAGTCGCACAGCACCTTGCGCATGGCATAGACCTTCGCCCCCATCTGGCCGATGAACTCCCGTTCCACCTCCCAGCCACAGGCCTCGTAGAAGCGTAGCGCAGGAACGTTGTCCGCATAGACCTCTAGCGTGGCGCTGCGGAATCCGCCCTTGGCCACCCGCCGCTCGGCATCCCGAAGCAGCAGGAGCCCCGCGCCCTTGCGCCGATGCGGGGTATCGACCCACAACAGGCTCACGTGACTGCCATTGACCACCAGCGCCATCCCGGCCAGACGGCCATGCGTGAAGGGTGCCAACGGATCGTCGGCATCGGGCCACGCGTGTGCGGGCCAGGGCGGGGCGACCTCGCAGATGCGAGCATTCGGCCAATGCAGCATCAACGTCTCGACCACGTTGCCCACTCGCCCGGACAGCTCATGGGCGGGAACGATGTCGCGATAGACCTCGGGAATGGTGCGGGCGAACATCTCCGCAAGAAAGGGTAGGTCCGTGGCAGCGGCGGGACGAATGCGAAACGTCATGGCTTTCTCCGCACGAAGGAAAACGGCCCCCGACATGCGCCGGGGGCCGGGGAAATCGGCTAGTCCAGCCCCACGGCAGCGAGATCCGGCTTCGCGTACAGCTCGCCGCCCTTCGTGTCGTTGATGACGAGGACCGGGAAGTTCTCCACCGTCAATTCGCGGATGGCCTCGGGACCGAGATCGTCAAAGGCGATGACCCGCGCGGCGGTGATGCACTTGGACAAAAGCGCTCCCGCGCCGCCAGTGGCACCGAAGTAGACGGCCATGTTCTCGCGCAGAGCGGCCTTGACCTCGTCGCTGCGCTTGCCCTTGCCGATGGATGCCTTCTGACCGAGGGCATGCAGGCGCGGGGCATAGCTGTCCATGCGATAGCTCGTGGTGGGTCCGGCGGCACCGATGGGCCGTCCCGGAGGCGCTGGGCTCGGGCCTACATAATAGATAATGGAGCCTTCGAGAGGAAACGGCAGTTGCACGCCGGAATCGATGAGGTCCATGAGCCGCTTGTGGGCAGCATCGCGCGCGGTATAGATGGTGCCGGTGATGAACACCACATCCCCGGCCGTGAGCTGCGTCGTATCCGCGTCGGTGAGCGGCGTCGTCAGATGGAATTCAGCCATCAGATCACGACCTCCCTGTGCCGGATGGAATGGCACTGCACGTTGACGGCCAGCGGCAGGCTGGCGATGTGACACGGGGCCATCTCGATCTTGACGCCGAGACAGGTCGTCGCGCCGCCAAGGCCCATGGGACCGATACCGAGCCGATTGATGTCCGCGAGGAGCTCGTCCTCCATCTTGGCGACGGCGGGATCGGGATGCCGATCCTCCAGCCCACGCAGCAACGCGTGCTTGGCCATGACCGGAGCTTTCTCGAAGGTGCCGCCAATGCCAATGCCGAGCATAATGGGCGGACAGGGGTTCGGACCGGCCTCCACCACGCGCCGCAGCACGAATTCGCGGATGCCCTTCCAGCCCTGCGCCGGGGTCAGCATGGTCACGCGGGACATGTTTTCCGAACCGCCGCCCTTGGCCATGAACGCTATGCGTATCCTGTCGCCGGGGACGAAATCGAAATGAATGATGGCCGGGGAATTATCGCCGGTGTTGGCGCGGGTCATGGGATCGCAGGACGACTTGCGCAAATAGCCTTCGGCATAGGCGCGAATCATGCCCTGCTCGATAGCCTGCTTGAGGCTTCCCTCCACCCGCACGTCCTCGCCTATCTCCACGAAGAACACAGCCAATCCGCAATCCTGACACAGAGGCAGACCGGTCTCCTCGGCCAGTTCGGCATTCTCCAGCAATTGCCGGAAAATCTCCTTGGCCGCGGGGGTGGTCTCTTCCCGCATGTGCCGCCGGAAGGCCGCCTTCACGTCGTCGGGCAGCCGCACTCCGGCATCGCGGACCATCGAGGCGACGGTATCCGTGATGTCGGAGGCCTGAATCGTTCGCATCGCGTTTCTCCTTCTCTCACTTGCCGCCGGGCAGGAAGCTTCTGATGGCCGCCAAACCCATTCTGCGGCGCAAAAAGCCCAGCTGATCCTGAAGCGGGAGTCCCTTGGGGCACACGTCCTCGCAGCCGAGCAGGCCCATGCAGCCGAAAATGCCTTCGTCGTCACCGATGATCTCGAAGAAATCCTTCTCCGTGCGCTGGTCGCGCGGGTCCAGCATGAAGCGAGCCACGCGGTTCAACCCCGCCGCGCCGAGAAAATCCCGACGCATGCGCGCCGTGGCACAGCCCGCGATACAGCATCCGCACTCGATGCAGCGCTCCAGTTCGTAGATCTCGTTGGCGAGGGCATTGTCCATGCGCTCCTCCTCGGCCAGCGGATCGAACTCCCTGTCGGTGTGTATCCACGAACCGACGCGGGAATACATTTCCCGGAACCACGTGCCGGTGTCAACGGACAAGTCCCCGACAAGGCGGAAGATCGGCAGCGGAAGCAGGGTCACAACGTCCGGCAGCTCCTTCGTCTTGGTCTTGCAGGCGAGATTCGGCCGCCCGTTCACCAGCATGCCGCAGGCCCCGCAAATGCCCGCCCGACAGCAAAAATCGAACTGGAGCGAGGGGTCCTGCTCCTCGCGAATGCGTGTAAGGGCAATAAACAGCGTCATGGACGAGGTCTCCGGAACGACGAAGGTGTCCATATGCGGGGTCGAAGTCCGGTCCATGGGGTTGTAGCGGAATATGCTGAAGGTGAGATTGCGCGTCATGAGTTGTTCTCCCCCGCGTCCATCGGAATGATCGTTCCGTTGCCATAGCCCCTGTCTCCCGGAGGCATCTCCATGACCCGCGTGGCGGGTTCGTAGGTCAGCGTCGGCAGCTCGTCGCTCTCGCCGGGCCATGTGGCCAGCGTACGATTCAGCCAGTCGCGGTCGTTACGCTCGGGATGGTCCTCGCGCGCATGGCTGCCACGGCTCTCGGTGCGCATGAGCGCGCCATGGGCCACACACAGCGCCAACCGCACCATTCCCGGCAGCTTGAGCGCCATCGCCAGCTCGGGATTGGCCCCCACGCCGTTGGACCGCAGCCCGAGGCGCTTGGCGCGGGCGTGAATCTCCCGCAGGCTGTCCACCGCGCGCCCAAGGCCATCGGCATTGCGGAAGATATGCACGCCGTCCTGCAGGGCGTCCTGCATGGCGTCGCGCACGGCGTAGACATTCTCCCCGCCGTCCGTCCCGGTTCGCAGGCGCTCAATTCGATCTTCAACGCGGAGCACCGCGTCACGCACAGCGGCGGTGTTCCACACGGCCTCGCGTCCACGCAGATATTCGACGAGCTTTGCGCCCACCAGCATCCCCGCCACCACCGTCTCCGCCAACGAGTTGCCGCCAAGGCGATTGAAGCCGTGCATGTCCCAGCAGGCGGCCTCGCCCGCCGCGAACAGCCCCTCCAATCCATAGGCCTTGCCATCCTTATTCGTGCGGATGCCGCCCATGGAGTAATGCTGCACCGGCTTGACCGGAATGAGGCTCTCCACCGGATCTATGCCGAGGAAATTGTGGCAGATTTCGTCCACCTCGCGCAGTTTCACGCGGATGTGCCGTTCGCCGAGGTGGCGGATGTCCAGCCAAAGATGTTCGCCGTAGGGGCTTTTCACGCCCTTGCCCTCGCGGATGTGGTGCATCATCCAGCGCGAGACCACGTCGCGCGAGGCAAGCTCCGCCTTTTCCGGCTCGTAGAGGTGCATGAAACGCTCGCCGTTGACGTCGAGGAGCGTCCCGCCGTCACCACGGCAACCCTCGGTAACGAGGATGTAGGTGGGCACGATGCCCGTGGGATGGAACTGCACGGCCTCCATGTTGCCGAGCGGCACCACGCCCGTGTCGAGCACGGCGGCATGCGCTCCGCCGTCGTTGATGACCGCGTTGGTCGATTCGCGGTAGATACGGCCGAACCCGCCCGAGGCCACCAGCGTCGCCTTGGCGAGATAGACGCGCAGTTCGCCCGTGCGCAGACAGCGGGCCACGGCCCCGAGGCACTGCCCCGCGTCGTGGATGATGGAGACGACCTCCACCTTGTCGTGCACGGTCACGCCAAGCTGGGCGGCGCGGTTGTCCATGGTGTAGAGCACGGTGTGCCCCGTGCCGTCCGAGGTATAGCAGGTGCGCCATTTGGCGGTTCCGCCGAAGGCGCGGGCGGTGATGAGACCTGCCTTCTCGGCCTTTTCCTCCTTCTCGAAGCGCTCGCCGCCCTTGTAGTAGTGTCGCTTGCCCGGAACGACGCGGTTCCACGGCACGCCCCAGTGGGCCATCTGGCGCATGGCGATGGGCGCATTGTCGCAGAACAGACGCGCCACCTCCTGATCGCAGCCCCAGTCCGAACCTTTCACGGTATCCACGAAATGGACGTCCGGGCTGTCGCCCTCGCCCATGGAGCAGTTGCCCAGGGCCGCCTGCATGCCGCCCTGCGCGGCGGCGGAATGCGAACGCCGCGCGGGGACGATGCTCAAGCACGTGGCGTCGAACCCGGCCTCGGCCGCGGCGATGGCCACACGCTCCCCGGCAAGCCCCGCGCCGATACACAACACGTCGGTAACGAATGTCTGCATGAAGCGCTCCTCGCGAGGCTAGTGGAAGTCCATGAAGTAGAACCGCAGCAGGGTCGCCAGCCCAAGCAGGATGAAGAACAGCGTCAGCAGATTCTCGCGCCTGCGGAAGATGCCCCGGTTGGCGCGGCGGATGAATCCCCACTTCACGCCGATGCGGTAAAAGCCGATGCCCACATGCAGCTCCACCATGGGCAACAAGACGAGATACAGCGGCATGAGCCAGCCGCTCTGGATACGTGCAGCGCTCTTGACCGAGGTGATGGGCAAATCGGTCAGCACGATCCACATATGGATGGAGCCGAGCAGGAGCACCACCATGGCGGAGACGACCTGCACCAGCCACAGCCACGTGTCGCGATGGCGCAGGGTGCGCGAATGCGCCCACACCACGCGCTGCTCCGCCGTGCGGAAAGGAATCTTGCGTGCGCCGAGGGCGAAGTGCAGCAGAAAGACGAAGGCCACCAGCGGCCCGCCCACCTGCGCCACGTAGGTGTATTCGAAGAACCACGCCAACGCGTCCATCACGCGCGGCCCCACAAGGACGCTGGAGACGAGGATCATGTGCGACCACATGAACAGGATCAGCCCCGCCCCGGTGAGCATCTGCAGCCAATCCAGATAGGCCGACGCCCTTCCGGGATGGGGAACATGCATGGTCGAATCGACAACCGCCATGGCAACCTCCGCTTGATGGTTTCCGACAGCGCCCGCGCATACGGCATTTTCATCCATGCACAGCCATCACGCCATGCATCACACAGGCACATCCGCACACTGCCTTCGACAAGCATCGGAATTGTTGAACACCACGGCCACATTGTCAATCGAGTCAACGCATTATGTGCAAAACATCGCCTATTTCCCCAGACGATCAATCACGACTGGTCACGCCATACACATGCCGCGCACAACTATGCATCACGAGTCACCGTCACACGCCGCCATTTGCCGAGCGTGAGTCAACGGAGCCAATCCAAAACAAAAGCCCGTCCGGACATGCCGGGCGGGCTGCGAAAGAGCGAAAAGAATGCGCAAGCTCTGATCAGAACTCCAGCTCCACGCCAAGGGGGCAGTGGTCGGAGCCGTCCACGGCGGGATCGATCCATGCGGAACGCACGTTGTCTCGCAGTTCCTCGGACACGAAGAAATAGTCGATGCGCCACCCCACGTTTCGCGCACGCGCGCCAGCCCGATAGGACCACCACGTGTAGTTGTCCGGACCATCATCGAACATGCGGAAGGTATCCACGTAGCCAGCGGCCACGAACCGGTCCAGCCATGCGCGTTCGATGGGCAGGAAGCCGCTTATGCCCTCGTTCTCCTTGGGACGCGCAAGGTCGATGGGCTTGTGCGCGGTATTGAAGTCGCCGAAGACGACAATGGGCTTGTCGCGCCGCAGGGTCTCGGCATGCTCCAGAAAAGCGTCGTAGTAGCCGAGCTTGAACTGCAAGCGCTCGTCGCCGTTGCCGCCGTTGGGAAAATAGATGTTGAACAGGTGGAAGTCCTCATACTCCAGCCGGATGCAGCGCCCTTCGCCACGATAGCGCTCGTCGGGCAGGCCGTAGGTCACCGAGAGCGGCGCATGGCGG harbors:
- a CDS encoding succinate dehydrogenase/fumarate reductase cytochrome b subunit, translating into MAVVDSTMHVPHPGRASAYLDWLQMLTGAGLILFMWSHMILVSSVLVGPRVMDALAWFFEYTYVAQVGGPLVAFVFLLHFALGARKIPFRTAEQRVVWAHSRTLRHRDTWLWLVQVVSAMVVLLLGSIHMWIVLTDLPITSVKSAARIQSGWLMPLYLVLLPMVELHVGIGFYRIGVKWGFIRRANRGIFRRRENLLTLFFILLGLATLLRFYFMDFH
- a CDS encoding fumarate hydratase — translated: MRTIQASDITDTVASMVRDAGVRLPDDVKAAFRRHMREETTPAAKEIFRQLLENAELAEETGLPLCQDCGLAVFFVEIGEDVRVEGSLKQAIEQGMIRAYAEGYLRKSSCDPMTRANTGDNSPAIIHFDFVPGDRIRIAFMAKGGGSENMSRVTMLTPAQGWKGIREFVLRRVVEAGPNPCPPIMLGIGIGGTFEKAPVMAKHALLRGLEDRHPDPAVAKMEDELLADINRLGIGPMGLGGATTCLGVKIEMAPCHIASLPLAVNVQCHSIRHREVVI
- a CDS encoding amidohydrolase, with product MAQTLIRNGFVISMNAGRQAFENGDVLVEDDRIKAVGVIADELIAPDADIVDATDCIVLPGLVNSHVHTSQQLERGLADDVDLLTWLHERTWPFESALTEEDSYLSSLACGLELIHSGVTTFAEAGGQHVDGMGRAVTEIGLRAALCESIMDCGEGLPKGWVRSTDECMERQVAHYEKWHGAENGRIRMQFGLRTIFNCSDELLVRSREMAEERGIGIHMHVAEVLEEVQFAQKTRGAGTVEHMNRIGALSPNLLAVHTVWLTPRDMDLFRLHDVKVSHNPAAAMRVLGFAYVPELLSRGLAVSIGTDGAPSNNRMDMIDEMWLTTLIHKGRTLNPATLPAVTILEMATLHGARCMLWEDEIGSLEPGKKADLVIVHPRSAGTLPVHDPVSAMVYSMHSSDVESSMCDGRWLMRDGKVLTVDEKAVLEEAKSRAAFLRKKAGIELPDRFPTVRVR
- a CDS encoding nucleobase:cation symporter-2 family protein is translated as MKEQNELHLTVGVNDPLSPGKALLLGLQHVLAMDLYIAPIVLAGILSMTVTETAFFIQMTFIAAGIATLIQTGFGIRLPVMQGPSYVPIGALAAIGSSMGLPVVFGSLFSGALFITVLGWPLKALGSIVRKIIPPLVGGTVIVVVGIALMPVALNGVYHAPGDMVGNCVIALVAGSMLVALMVLGTRLPGAGSVLRLTSVILSMACGTAVAAMYGVVDFSPVAKADWLALPRFFPFGMPQFDLASSLTLIFIYFVVLVETTGTWFAVGAVTGEELTDKRLNGGAVGEGIGCFIGALFGGTPVTGYSTNAGIIAVTGVASRWAIMGGGVVLMVLGLMPKLMNVIACIPGVVISGVFAVICVIISMNGFRVVKGVKLDERNMLVIGLPVLLTLAAVLMPRELVDRLPELARYLVASGIAVGALSAVILNLILPESRD
- a CDS encoding fumarate reductase flavoprotein subunit, which gives rise to MQTFVTDVLCIGAGLAGERVAIAAAEAGFDATCLSIVPARRSHSAAAQGGMQAALGNCSMGEGDSPDVHFVDTVKGSDWGCDQEVARLFCDNAPIAMRQMAHWGVPWNRVVPGKRHYYKGGERFEKEEKAEKAGLITARAFGGTAKWRTCYTSDGTGHTVLYTMDNRAAQLGVTVHDKVEVVSIIHDAGQCLGAVARCLRTGELRVYLAKATLVASGGFGRIYRESTNAVINDGGAHAAVLDTGVVPLGNMEAVQFHPTGIVPTYILVTEGCRGDGGTLLDVNGERFMHLYEPEKAELASRDVVSRWMMHHIREGKGVKSPYGEHLWLDIRHLGERHIRVKLREVDEICHNFLGIDPVESLIPVKPVQHYSMGGIRTNKDGKAYGLEGLFAAGEAACWDMHGFNRLGGNSLAETVVAGMLVGAKLVEYLRGREAVWNTAAVRDAVLRVEDRIERLRTGTDGGENVYAVRDAMQDALQDGVHIFRNADGLGRAVDSLREIHARAKRLGLRSNGVGANPELAMALKLPGMVRLALCVAHGALMRTESRGSHAREDHPERNDRDWLNRTLATWPGESDELPTLTYEPATRVMEMPPGDRGYGNGTIIPMDAGENNS
- a CDS encoding exodeoxyribonuclease III, encoding MKLLSWNVNGYRAIVKKGFREWLDASGADVVGIQETKADAAQLDREDRNPEGWSAFWNSSQVRKGYSGTACFCRHAPLSVTYGLPDERYRGEGRCIRLEYEDFHLFNIYFPNGGNGDERLQFKLGYYDAFLEHAETLRRDKPIVVFGDFNTAHKPIDLARPKENEGISGFLPIERAWLDRFVAAGYVDTFRMFDDGPDNYTWWSYRAGARARNVGWRIDYFFVSEELRDNVRSAWIDPAVDGSDHCPLGVELEF
- a CDS encoding transport-associated protein produces the protein MSIWKKLVIVACALLMLVSAFGCKEEGPAEKAGKSIDQAVDNMKDQAKKLLD
- a CDS encoding Fe-S-containing hydro-lyase; this translates as MAEFHLTTPLTDADTTQLTAGDVVFITGTIYTARDAAHKRLMDLIDSGVQLPFPLEGSIIYYVGPSPAPPGRPIGAAGPTTSYRMDSYAPRLHALGQKASIGKGKRSDEVKAALRENMAVYFGATGGAGALLSKCITAARVIAFDDLGPEAIRELTVENFPVLVINDTKGGELYAKPDLAAVGLD
- a CDS encoding GNAT family N-acetyltransferase gives rise to the protein MTFRIRPAAATDLPFLAEMFARTIPEVYRDIVPAHELSGRVGNVVETLMLHWPNARICEVAPPWPAHAWPDADDPLAPFTHGRLAGMALVVNGSHVSLLWVDTPHRRKGAGLLLLRDAERRVAKGGFRSATLEVYADNVPALRFYEACGWEVEREFIGQMGAKVYAMRKVLCDCAACP
- a CDS encoding fumarate reductase iron-sulfur subunit, with product MTRNLTFSIFRYNPMDRTSTPHMDTFVVPETSSMTLFIALTRIREEQDPSLQFDFCCRAGICGACGMLVNGRPNLACKTKTKELPDVVTLLPLPIFRLVGDLSVDTGTWFREMYSRVGSWIHTDREFDPLAEEERMDNALANEIYELERCIECGCCIAGCATARMRRDFLGAAGLNRVARFMLDPRDQRTEKDFFEIIGDDEGIFGCMGLLGCEDVCPKGLPLQDQLGFLRRRMGLAAIRSFLPGGK